The DNA region ATAAATATAGCAAGTCTATAAATGCTTGGCTTAAAACAAAACAAACACTTGAATTTTTAAATGTCTGGGAGAAGAAAAATAATTTAAAGTACCAGGAGACTCAATTGAGTCAAGCAATGAAAATTGCAAGAGAAAGGAATGGCCTATCGGCACAAGAGTGGATACGACTAACTAATGCGACTGGAATTTTCACTCGTAGCGGAGAAAGGGCAGGAACTTATGCTCATAAAGATATTGCAATTAGATTTAGTGCTTGGTTAAGCCCTGAGTTTGAGATGTTTTTAATTGATGAAATTAAAAGATTAAAAACTTTAGAAGAACAAAAGAACAACTTTCAATTACTAACTCATGATGAAGTACTTAGCTTGGTTAAACTAAAGGAAATATTTAAATACGTAGCTCATCAAGCACTTGTTGAGGATGCGCATCGTGATGTTTTTTCAGCACAAAGCAGTGCCAAGAATACATTAGCTGAATTTCATCGTTTTAGAAATGATATTTTGGACATTGCTCCCTCAACTATTGACGACCGGATAAAACAGTATTGTCTAAAACATGAAATTCCTCTAACTAATAAAATGCTAACGAAAACTAAAAGGGAAAAAATCTTAATGCTTGACAGTTACGATGCTGTTAAACATGCTGTATGGGACTTTCTGAGTATCAATGGCGAGGTAAATGCCTTGAGTTTAGCAGATTTGGTAAGCAATATGATGAGGATTGAAAAGGGAGAGATTTATAGAAAAAATGAAGATGACTTATTTAGACAAAAAGAAAACCTTGGCGAGTTTAACGATTTTGAAGAAATAATCAAAGAGCATCCAAAAGTAAAGACGGCGCGCGAGGTGCTTCATTACAGACAGCTTTCTCATGGCAAGAGCAGGTCTTCCTCAATAGGAAATCTTGCTGGACTAATGGGTAAATCTAATTGACAAACCGATTTTAATATATTGGCATAAAGGCGTTTAAATAGACTATCTATCCCAAATGAAGAGCAAGTGTCATCATATTAAACAACACTTACCCTTCAAATACTTTTTAGCTCCTGTCATAAAACGCAGGCGGTTCGATACCTAAAGTGCGAAGGTAAACATAGCCCTGGCCGCGGTGATGGATCTCGTTATCAATAACGTACTGTAAAATATAATTGACTAATCCTTCGTATTGGCCAAATGCCAATACTGTTTCCTGGAAACGCTCGGGCGTAATCTGGGCCCAATAGATTTTGATTTCCTCAGTGGCCTCATCCCAAAGTTGCAGCAGTTCTGCCTTTGTAGTTGCTGCTATTTTACCTGTATGGTGATCCAGACCTGCAATTGGTGTCCAGTTATCTGTTACAACACCTCTTACACAAGGCCCGCCCATACTAATAAACTCTTTAACCATATCGGCAAAGGGGCGCATACCACCTATCGAATAATTAAATAAGGCATCCTCCGGAAAAGCGTCGATAACCCTGCGGGTTACCCGGCGCTGGCCAAGCCAGCTTTGTAAAAGTTGATCGGGTGTATAAACAGATGCTGCTGCAGTTTCTGTTGACTGTTGATTTGTGTTAGTTTCCATTGCTTTGATGTTTTGTTTTTGATTACAATACAAAGTAACCAAACCATGGTGACAGCCCTATGTCAGCAGGAAAAAAGAAAAACTAACTAATTTGTATTTTGAATAAACTCCACCACCTGTTGCTGTTCATAATTCGATAAAGTGCCTTCCGAGTAGTGCCATTTAGAAGTAACATCGCCCTCAAAGCGGATCTGCCCCAAATAATCCGGGTTCTTTTTATCATCAAGCAAGGGTTTGCTCTCGCCAATTTCAGGGGCTATTTCCTGTACTTCAAAAAGGATGGCCTCACCATCGGCACCGCCTTTATAAAGTTTGTACAAACCGGTTGAATTTAATTCATGATTTGTTGATTGATGCAGCACCGGCTCAATAATGATATTTCTTTGCGTACCGTTATCGCCGGTAACGTTGTGGTTTACTGTGTGGATCATGGCTTATGTTTTTATTTATTGATAGTACAAGCCTGCCGCCAAATTGTTTAGGCTTCTACTTCAACACGCTGTTTGCGGAGTTTATTTTCTGTAAACATCAGCACGATGAGCATAATAAGCCCCAACACAAAAAAGCCGTCAAGGGCAAGTGTCGAGTCGCGCATTTCATTAGTTACAGCCTCTACAAATCCAAAACAAAACAGGCCAACCACTATCGAAAGCTTTTCGGTAACATCATAAAAACTGAAATAGGAAGCCGTATCCGGGATATTTTCGGGCAAATATTTGGAGTAGGTTGAACGCGACAAGGATTGTACCCCTCCCATTACAATACCAATGATCACCGCGGCCACATAAAACTGGGTAGAATTGGTGATAAAGTAAGCATACAAACAAATGGCCGACCAGATTGCCACCAAACCTACCAGCGTACGCACATTCCCGAATTTCTCCGATGATTTGGAGGCGATCAATGCACCCGGTACAGCAACAACCTGGATAATAAGCACTATTGAGATGAGGGCGGCATCGGGCATATGTAATTCCTTGGCCGCAAAGTTTGCCGCAACCAGCATAATGGTTTGTACGCCTACCGAGTAAAGGAAAAACGACACCAGGAAGCGTTTGAGAAGCGGCATTTTGCGCACTTTGCCAAAAACCTTTGCCAGTTCTTTAAAGCCGCCGGTAAGCACGTTATAACTATGCTTGCCCGCATTGGGCTGCCCTTTCGGCAACATGCGGAACGGGATAATGGAAAAACCTATCCACCATACAAAAACCATCAGGAATGAGATCCGGGCCGGCAGCCAGTCGTCGGTGATGCCGAACCAATTAGGTTCAAGCACTACGATAAAGCAAAGTACCTGCACCACAATACTGCCTACATATCCATAAATAAAACCTTTGGCACTTACAGCGTCCTGCCTATCGGGCGTGGCTATTTGGGGGAGATAAGAGTTATAAAACACAAAACCACCGCAATAACCTATAGAAGCCAATCCAAAGCAAAGCATCGGAATTTCCAATCCACTGCCGGGCTTAAAGAAAAACAAGCCTGCACAAGCCAAACTACCCAACCAGGTAAATAATTGCAGGTATGATTTTTTATTGCCCCGGTAATCGGCTATGGAAGTGAGGATGGGCAAAATTGCAGCAACTATGAGATAGGATAATCCAAGAATATAATTTGATAAAACCGTATTAACATACCTGTGCCCCAAAAAGGTTACCATTTGGGTATTTTTTGAATTGAACTTGGTAACCTCCACAAAATACGCGGGGAATATGGTAGAGGTTATTACGATGTTATATGACTGATTGGCCCAGTCAAACATGCACCAGGCCCAAATGGTTTTCTTGTTATTTTTTGCTTCCATTACGGGCTTAAAAGTAGGGAAATTTGGTTGAGTTACATATCGGGAAATCGCTTTTAAAATAGTTGTATTAATCAAAAACATGTGAATAAAGAATTTCACACGAATTTTTGCTAATTAAAACGAATCACACGAATTTTCACAAAAAAGCTATTCGTGCAATTCGTTTTAATTGTGTTGAATTTGCAAGGTATTCGTGCAATAATTTAATCAAATATTTCAGGCAGATGCTTATAATTACCTTTTACGGTAGCCAACACCTCATCAAATTTCCCGCCAAGCATCATTTTGGTCATGGAGACGGCCATTCCTTTAACCATTTTAAGTTCGATATGCGGCGGCATGGCAAGGGCAGTTCCATCGGTATAAACATTTACTAAAACTGGTCCTGTGTGTGCAAAAGCCTCAGCGATTCCTTGTTCAAGGTCCTGCGGGTCATTGATAGTAATCCCCTTTATACCCATCGATTCGGCCACCATAGTAAAATCAGGATTGTGCATGTCAACCTCGAAATCGGGCAGGCCCATTACTTCCATTTCCAGCTTTACCATGCCAAGGCTCCTGTTATTAAATACAATGATCTTTATAGGCAGATTATATTGTTTAATAGTGGCTAAATCTCCCAACAACATAGAAATCCCTCCATCACCACACATGGCTACCACCTGCCTTTCGGGACAGGCCAGCGCCGCGCCGATAGCATGCGGCATAGCATTGGCCATAGATCCATGAACAAACGACCCGATCATCGAACGCCGCCCATTAGCGCTGATATGCCTGGCACTCCAAACATTACACATCCCGGTATCGCAGGTAAAAATGGCATCAACAGAAGCATATTCGTCTACAATAGCGGCTAAAGCTTCGGGATGAATAGCATCATGTTCACCAAAATCCTTAATATAGGCTTGCTGCTGTTCTTTTACTTTAGCATGTACATGCAATTGTGCATCTAAAAAGCTGCTGTCGGTTTTTTCTTTAATTAGGGGGATCAATGCTTTAACGGTAGATTTTATATCGCCATAAAGCCCCAGCGTTAGTTTTGCCCGGCGACCAAGGTTTTCGGGCTTGATGTCAATCTGCACTATCTTTTTATCCTGTGGATAGAAAGGCGTATAAGGAAAATCGGTTCCAAGGAGGATAACCAGGTCGCTTTCATGCATGCTATGATAGGCAGCAGGTAACCCAAGCAGGCCGGTCATGCCTACCTCGTATGGGTTATCATGTTCCAAAAACATTTTGCCACGAAACGAATAACCAACCGGCGCCTTGATCAGTGCCGCCAGTTCAACCACTTCATCATGAGCATCGGCACAGCCTATCCCGCCAAAAATGCAAACTTTGGGGTGGCGATTGATCAAATCGGCCAGTTTTACTAATTCTTCCCATACCGGGGTGATGTTGGCCTTGCAAAAAAAGTTATTTACCGATGAGTCGATTTCAACAGCATCCTCCCCTGCCACATCGCCCGGTAAACCCAATACGCCAACACCTTTGCGCTGAATAGCGGTTTGGATAGCGGCCTGTGCCATTCGAGGCACTTGCTTATTGTTGGCAGCCACCTGGTTATAATAACTGCAATCGTCAAAAAGCTTGATAACATTGGTTTCCTGGAAGTAGTTACTGCCAAACTCTTTAGTAGCACAGGTAGACGCAATGGCTAAAACAGGTGCTCCTGACCGGTGAGCATCATAAAGGCCATTCACCAGGTGCACATGCCCGGGACCACTGCTTCCTGCACAACAGGCAAGTCCGCTCAGTTGCGCATCGGCCGAAGCTGCAAAAGCGCCTGCTTCTTCATTGCGTACGTGGATCCATTTTAATTCGGGCGTTCTGCGTACAGCATCATTAAGTTCGTTTAAACTATCGCCGGTAATGGCGTAAATACGTTTGATGCCGGCCTGTATCAGCATTTCTACAAGCTGCTCGGCTACTTTTTTTGACATGTTTGGGTTGTTTAGCGTTAGTGATGTTGTATTTTCTTATCCATAACACCAAACACGTGCCATTTGTTGAAATTATAAAAGCTTAAAGCAGAATGCACAAAGCTTAAAGCCAATTAATTGGTTATCAATATTGTTTAATTGATTTATGTAAAATTTATTAACAGGATCTATATAACAGTTAAAATATTTATAATAAAGCACTTGTTTGAACTTTTTGATATACCGTTATTTTACGATGATTATTGATATATCGCGAGGCTTAGCTATCTATGCTTATCGCAATCGGTTCCCTATCTCACTCTTTTCCAGACTTCATCATAACCGTTTCCTTTTAG from Mucilaginibacter sp. SJ includes:
- a CDS encoding KilA-N domain-containing protein, producing MSEQKDLVINYQGSSISLFSDDRDDYISLTDIYKAWNKYSKSINAWLKTKQTLEFLNVWEKKNNLKYQETQLSQAMKIARERNGLSAQEWIRLTNATGIFTRSGERAGTYAHKDIAIRFSAWLSPEFEMFLIDEIKRLKTLEEQKNNFQLLTHDEVLSLVKLKEIFKYVAHQALVEDAHRDVFSAQSSAKNTLAEFHRFRNDILDIAPSTIDDRIKQYCLKHEIPLTNKMLTKTKREKILMLDSYDAVKHAVWDFLSINGEVNALSLADLVSNMMRIEKGEIYRKNEDDLFRQKENLGEFNDFEEIIKEHPKVKTAREVLHYRQLSHGKSRSSSIGNLAGLMGKSN
- a CDS encoding MFS transporter, which codes for MEAKNNKKTIWAWCMFDWANQSYNIVITSTIFPAYFVEVTKFNSKNTQMVTFLGHRYVNTVLSNYILGLSYLIVAAILPILTSIADYRGNKKSYLQLFTWLGSLACAGLFFFKPGSGLEIPMLCFGLASIGYCGGFVFYNSYLPQIATPDRQDAVSAKGFIYGYVGSIVVQVLCFIVVLEPNWFGITDDWLPARISFLMVFVWWIGFSIIPFRMLPKGQPNAGKHSYNVLTGGFKELAKVFGKVRKMPLLKRFLVSFFLYSVGVQTIMLVAANFAAKELHMPDAALISIVLIIQVVAVPGALIASKSSEKFGNVRTLVGLVAIWSAICLYAYFITNSTQFYVAAVIIGIVMGGVQSLSRSTYSKYLPENIPDTASYFSFYDVTEKLSIVVGLFCFGFVEAVTNEMRDSTLALDGFFVLGLIMLIVLMFTENKLRKQRVEVEA
- a CDS encoding thiamine pyrophosphate-dependent enzyme yields the protein MSKKVAEQLVEMLIQAGIKRIYAITGDSLNELNDAVRRTPELKWIHVRNEEAGAFAASADAQLSGLACCAGSSGPGHVHLVNGLYDAHRSGAPVLAIASTCATKEFGSNYFQETNVIKLFDDCSYYNQVAANNKQVPRMAQAAIQTAIQRKGVGVLGLPGDVAGEDAVEIDSSVNNFFCKANITPVWEELVKLADLINRHPKVCIFGGIGCADAHDEVVELAALIKAPVGYSFRGKMFLEHDNPYEVGMTGLLGLPAAYHSMHESDLVILLGTDFPYTPFYPQDKKIVQIDIKPENLGRRAKLTLGLYGDIKSTVKALIPLIKEKTDSSFLDAQLHVHAKVKEQQQAYIKDFGEHDAIHPEALAAIVDEYASVDAIFTCDTGMCNVWSARHISANGRRSMIGSFVHGSMANAMPHAIGAALACPERQVVAMCGDGGISMLLGDLATIKQYNLPIKIIVFNNRSLGMVKLEMEVMGLPDFEVDMHNPDFTMVAESMGIKGITINDPQDLEQGIAEAFAHTGPVLVNVYTDGTALAMPPHIELKMVKGMAVSMTKMMLGGKFDEVLATVKGNYKHLPEIFD
- a CDS encoding DinB family protein, encoding METNTNQQSTETAAASVYTPDQLLQSWLGQRRVTRRVIDAFPEDALFNYSIGGMRPFADMVKEFISMGGPCVRGVVTDNWTPIAGLDHHTGKIAATTKAELLQLWDEATEEIKIYWAQITPERFQETVLAFGQYEGLVNYILQYVIDNEIHHRGQGYVYLRTLGIEPPAFYDRS